One Natrinema longum genomic window carries:
- a CDS encoding creatininase family protein, with protein sequence MDLTTATWTDVRGLETDLAVVPVGSTEQHGPHAPLGTDVLTAEAVADAGVERVGREVVRSPAIPVGIAEEHRQFPGTMWVSEDTFRDYVGEAVASLASHGFDRVVLVNGHGGNVDALREVGGRLTRDGDAYVVPFTWFEAVGDHSADMGHGGPLETALLRHCDPDSVREDRIEEARAGAADGWGEWTSHTNLAYDAAEFTENGVVGDPNEGDAKRGEELLEGAADALARLLEAVAERDVSRPESR encoded by the coding sequence ATGGATCTCACAACCGCGACGTGGACGGACGTTCGTGGCCTCGAGACGGATCTCGCGGTCGTCCCCGTCGGCAGCACGGAACAGCACGGCCCCCACGCGCCCCTCGGGACGGACGTGCTGACGGCCGAGGCGGTCGCCGACGCCGGAGTCGAGCGGGTCGGTCGCGAGGTCGTTCGTTCGCCGGCGATTCCGGTCGGGATCGCCGAGGAACACCGCCAGTTTCCCGGCACGATGTGGGTCTCCGAGGATACCTTCCGGGACTACGTCGGCGAGGCCGTCGCGAGCCTCGCATCCCACGGCTTCGACCGTGTCGTCCTCGTCAACGGCCACGGCGGCAACGTCGATGCCCTCCGGGAGGTCGGCGGCCGACTCACGCGGGACGGTGACGCCTACGTCGTCCCCTTCACCTGGTTCGAGGCCGTCGGCGACCACAGCGCCGACATGGGCCACGGGGGCCCCCTCGAGACGGCCCTGTTGCGCCACTGCGATCCCGACTCGGTTCGGGAGGACCGCATCGAGGAAGCCCGCGCCGGCGCTGCCGACGGCTGGGGCGAGTGGACGAGCCACACTAATCTGGCCTACGATGCGGCGGAGTTTACCGAAAACGGCGTCGTCGGTGATCCGAACGAGGGCGACGCCAAGCGAGGGGAAGAACTGCTCGAGGGGGCCGCCGACGCGCTGGCTCGGCTACTCGAGGCGGTCGCCGAGCGTGACGTGTCCCGGCCCGAGAGCCGATAA
- a CDS encoding ABC transporter ATP-binding protein has protein sequence MSSADWDEDDPFEEQREEIENPMKRLFLEYGSDYIGAATIGVIASFFARILDLLPALMLGVAIDAVIRQDSNIGYAEAFPVGSGFIAPYVPDGRMAQFWLTIGIIAAAFLCSAVFHWTRNWGFNTFAQNVQHDIRTDTYDEMQRLDMGFFADKQTGEMMSILSNDVNRLEKFLNDGMNSLFRLLVMVLGIGGLLFAINRQLALVALLPVPLIAVFTYLFIQTIQPKYAQVRSTVGKVNSRLENNLGGIQVIKSSTTESYESDRVEGVSREYFDANWGAIRTRIKFFPGLRVLAGIGFVITFLVGGLWVIEGPPGPFSGELSTGMFVVFILYTQRFIWPMAQFGQIINMYQRARASSARIFGLMDEPNRVGEEPDAPDLEVIDGRVEYDDVSFGYDEETILEDIDFTVEGGETLALVGPTGAGKSTVLKLLLRMYDVDEGEIRVDGQRVQDITLRSLRESLGYVSQDTFLFYGSVEENIKYGSFDADREDVIEAAKMAEAHEFVRNLPEGYDTEVGERGVKLSGGQRQRLSIARAILKDPDILVLDEATSDVDTETEMLIQRSIDELAEDRTTFAIAHRLSTIKDADQVLVLEGGEIVERGTHEELLANGGLYSHLWGVQAGEIDELPEEFIERAQRRQARTEIGDGD, from the coding sequence ATGAGTAGTGCCGACTGGGACGAGGACGACCCCTTCGAGGAACAACGGGAAGAGATCGAGAACCCGATGAAGCGGCTGTTCCTCGAGTACGGGTCGGACTACATCGGTGCGGCAACCATCGGTGTTATCGCGAGTTTCTTCGCCCGGATCCTGGATCTGCTTCCTGCGCTCATGCTCGGCGTCGCGATCGACGCCGTGATCCGTCAGGATTCGAATATCGGGTACGCCGAGGCGTTCCCGGTCGGAAGCGGGTTCATCGCCCCCTACGTCCCCGACGGACGGATGGCCCAGTTCTGGCTGACGATCGGGATCATCGCGGCTGCCTTTCTCTGTTCCGCGGTCTTCCACTGGACTCGAAACTGGGGGTTCAACACCTTTGCCCAGAACGTCCAACACGACATCCGGACCGACACCTACGACGAAATGCAGCGCCTGGACATGGGATTTTTCGCCGACAAACAGACCGGCGAGATGATGTCGATCCTCTCGAACGACGTTAACCGCCTCGAGAAGTTCCTCAACGACGGGATGAACTCCCTGTTTCGGCTGCTCGTGATGGTACTCGGCATCGGCGGGCTGCTATTCGCGATCAACCGGCAACTCGCGCTGGTCGCCTTGTTACCCGTCCCGTTGATCGCCGTTTTCACCTATCTGTTCATTCAGACTATCCAGCCTAAATACGCGCAGGTGCGCTCGACCGTCGGCAAAGTCAACTCCCGACTCGAGAACAACCTCGGGGGCATTCAGGTCATCAAGTCCAGCACGACCGAGTCCTACGAGTCCGACCGGGTCGAAGGCGTCTCGCGGGAGTACTTCGACGCCAACTGGGGCGCGATTCGAACGCGGATCAAGTTCTTCCCCGGACTGCGCGTGCTCGCGGGGATCGGCTTCGTCATTACCTTCCTCGTCGGCGGCCTCTGGGTGATCGAGGGACCGCCGGGTCCGTTTTCGGGCGAGCTGAGTACCGGGATGTTCGTCGTCTTCATCCTCTACACGCAGCGGTTCATCTGGCCGATGGCGCAGTTCGGCCAGATCATCAACATGTACCAGCGCGCTCGCGCCTCGAGCGCCCGCATCTTCGGGCTGATGGACGAACCAAACCGGGTCGGGGAAGAGCCCGACGCACCCGATCTCGAGGTGATCGACGGCCGCGTCGAGTACGACGACGTCTCCTTCGGGTACGACGAGGAGACGATCCTCGAGGACATCGACTTCACGGTCGAGGGCGGCGAGACGCTCGCCCTGGTCGGTCCCACCGGGGCCGGCAAGTCGACGGTCCTCAAGCTCCTCCTGCGGATGTACGACGTCGACGAGGGCGAGATCCGCGTCGACGGCCAGCGAGTCCAGGACATAACCCTCCGGAGTCTCCGCGAGTCGCTGGGCTACGTCAGTCAGGACACCTTCCTCTTCTATGGCAGCGTCGAGGAGAACATCAAATACGGTAGCTTCGACGCCGACCGCGAGGACGTGATCGAGGCCGCGAAGATGGCCGAGGCCCACGAGTTCGTTCGGAACCTGCCGGAGGGGTACGATACCGAGGTCGGCGAACGCGGGGTCAAACTCTCCGGCGGCCAGCGCCAGCGACTCTCCATCGCCCGCGCGATCCTCAAAGATCCCGACATCCTCGTCTTGGACGAGGCGACCAGCGACGTCGACACCGAAACGGAGATGCTCATCCAGCGCTCGATCGACGAGCTCGCGGAGGATCGGACCACGTTCGCCATCGCCCACCGACTCTCCACGATCAAGGACGCCGATCAGGTCCTCGTCCTCGAGGGCGGCGAGATAGTCGAACGGGGAACTCACGAGGAACTGCTCGCAAACGGCGGGCTCTACTCCCATCTCTGGGGCGTGCAAGCCGGCGAGATCGACGAGCTTCCGGAGGAGTTCATCGAACGCGCCCAGCGCCGGCAGGCGCGGACGGAAATCGGCGACGGCGACTGA
- a CDS encoding DUF5789 family protein: MPDDSRELGVELGDLQETLENLEYPIGHDELLEAHGEETVEMSGNTTTLEDLIGPLNEDEYRDYGEVEGAIVNMVGDEAIGRKNYSDRTPPASGEDRQDEGAPDQDGQEGQESF; the protein is encoded by the coding sequence ATGCCAGACGACAGCCGCGAACTCGGCGTCGAACTCGGCGACTTACAGGAGACACTCGAGAACCTGGAGTACCCGATCGGCCACGACGAACTCCTCGAGGCACACGGCGAGGAAACGGTCGAGATGAGCGGCAACACGACGACGCTCGAGGACCTCATCGGGCCGCTGAACGAAGACGAGTATCGGGACTACGGCGAGGTCGAGGGGGCGATCGTGAACATGGTCGGCGACGAGGCCATCGGGCGGAAGAACTACAGCGACCGCACGCCGCCCGCGTCGGGTGAGGATCGCCAAGACGAGGGCGCACCGGATCAGGACGGCCAGGAAGGACAGGAATCGTTCTAG
- a CDS encoding DUF5790 family protein → MSQATLGDDEELFGEAANEMREDVESSLEDAWATLPDADDVWETDADNVLGVLNGLNSALEVGDAEEHLRDAKKWFTMGQRADAFDDADDLEEEIADLEEAITDISEAGEQVGELTSTIPALRGTLQDAGPAADSEATDDGDDADEDEE, encoded by the coding sequence ATGAGCCAAGCCACGCTCGGCGACGACGAGGAACTGTTCGGCGAAGCGGCCAACGAAATGCGCGAGGACGTCGAGTCCTCGCTCGAGGACGCCTGGGCCACGCTGCCCGACGCCGACGACGTCTGGGAGACCGACGCGGACAACGTGCTTGGCGTACTCAACGGACTCAACTCGGCGCTCGAGGTCGGTGACGCCGAGGAACACCTCCGCGACGCGAAGAAGTGGTTCACGATGGGGCAGCGGGCCGACGCGTTCGACGACGCCGACGACCTCGAGGAAGAGATCGCCGACCTCGAGGAGGCGATTACGGACATCTCGGAGGCAGGCGAGCAGGTCGGCGAACTCACGTCGACGATTCCGGCGCTTCGCGGGACGTTGCAGGACGCCGGTCCGGCAGCCGACTCGGAAGCGACGGACGACGGTGACGACGCGGACGAAGACGAGGAGTAA